CCGGCTTGAGACCTTACATATCGAGCATGCCGACACTTGTTTCCGGCTTTGGTTGTTTTCGCGGAACTgacgtcgagcatgccggaaatagtacccggcatagtaatttatttatttttgaactatttaaattttattttcatttattcCTTATACTATGACATACATTGATCCAATaaattccaaaccgcttggtccggatgcgtctgaatactataaaatgcctccggtatgttaccaaacaatactttttACCTAGTTTTTAGAACATTATGTGGGGATTGCTtctaatgaaccttataatcttccattgttgtccttatgtagggaataaaatctccacATGAAGAAATTACTTGGGCTAAAGAGActtctcttaagaacatgtgtgtgttggtgaggaatacccaaggttcaaaaaGCCGTTTTGAGATGGTctgcgagagaagtgggcaatacaaggagaagaatagccacaagagaaaggattatctatatccaaagaagactgacaaggtatacaagactcatacgaggaaggataatttcccCTTTAATCTTGTATTCTATTTAAGAGATAAAGAAAAGGAATGAGATTGTACGGTGTGAtttggccgtcataaccaccgggatccgaaagattttgttggacaCTTCCTAGTtacgaagctaaaacctcatgaattcgaggatgtaaagataatgaccaaagcatgtatcaaactaagagtgattctcagaggcttcaaggaaaaggatgatcaAAACATTTCTTCTCTAAGTaaaatttatagcgcacaagcaaccattagaagggtggaatgggaagggaggaccgGTATGccagaatttgagaagatagtttgggatcacaactacacgtgtatcattaaaagaggaccgGACAACAAACCTCTTCAAATATTCATTGTGCATCATTTTCCTTCACAATTGGCTAATACATGTTGTGGTgatcttatgatggattgcacttacaagacaaacaaatacaacatgtcgttgttcaacatcgtggggcaaacatcggacaaggtatcatttaCATTAGCTTGGCATTTAATGGAAAAGAGAGGAATTTCAATTATCATtaggcattacgacaattgaaattattgtttccggaaaatcaatttccgagggtTATCATAACAGATCAAGATGACGCACTAATGAATGCTATATCTGATGTATTTCCGGACGCACAAAATTTCTTATGTACGTATCACATACGTCAAAATgtgacaaaacattgtcatgctttgtttgaacactccaaggcggatattaagaagataaTGGTTTCTCAACTATATGAATACATTCACAAGAACAAGCTatcaccagaagaagaagaagatgaaagaggaaagattaaagagcgagtgaacaaagaacacgatgaaaatcataaaaagtggttggaattttgaaaggattgggagaaagtttattggtctctcacccaggatatatatgaaaaaatATTGAACATTTTTATTGCAAAgtataacgaagtgtatccaagtgccatctcatattgtcgggataaattgttggataatttcaaggaaaaatttgtgcgtgcatggacaaaccgaTATAGACACCAAAGGAATGAAAAaactagtatagcggagtccgctcatgggagatttaaagatctcatctagtccggccaaggaaacgtggttactGTCACCGTGGCATTTGAACAATACTTTAAGgatgatatcgataggatcaagaaggcttttgagaaaatctcaatggaaaggatgacatcaTACTTTCAATATGGTAAAtttctccaaggaatagaattcaacgtctcgcaATGGGCAATTAAACAAATGGAAATGGAGATAAAGTACGGAAAAtagggtgatgtgtgtatttgtcccgacatgtcttcgtTGGGGATTCCGTGTcctcatatgcttgtgaagtatgaagaagtgatacttattgaggttattgatccattttggaagcaactatctttcgaccccctccctacggaagctcccggacaatcaccatgggatacaaaagaggcaaaggaattctatgaagcttactcacgtggcaaCTCGGCTAGACGAcaagtattgttgagccaactaaggctaattacacaCCCATGGATAGCATAAAGTGAAAATAAgaacgaaataaatataagacaactatcTTTCATTTCTAATATCGGCATAGATACACCACATTACGGCATAaaatcatcactaccggcatactAAAAAAAAGTATCGAACATGCCGGGGGCTAATACCGACATAGTAAATTCAAATGATTACATGCCGGGAGTAATATCCGGCATTGAAAAATAAATTTCCAGGATGTCGATACACTATAGGAAATTCCTGGATAAGAAAACACCAGTACCGGCATGGAATCTAACCTAAAGTGTATTCCGGAAGTAGTCATAAAGTTTCTGGATACAAAAACTCAAGTTCCGGCATGGAATCTAACCTAAAATGTACGCCGGTACAAATAAAACTGCCCTAAGGTTTTCTGTATTTTAGAAGCTTACTCCCGGCGTTGTCGTACAAGTTCAATTCAATGCCGGAAGTAGGTTCAGAAGTGGTGTTTATCCTAAATACATTGCTGAAACTAAGTTCCGGTGCGGTCTTCAACCTAAATTAAATGTCGGAACGGATTACCGGTGTGGTTTTCATCCTAGATTGAAAGCCGGTACTAATttccggtgtggtattcatactTAATTGAGTGCCGGaactactgaaactcaactgtttcagttaggatTTCGCGATTTTGACTTAAACCCATACGTaaaaatcgattgaaacactaattaaacagtttcaaatcacttaccttctcacagaagccatgtttctGAGTAGTTGATCATCCGAAAACTCTTGTTCTTAGTGTTCtttctcttgagcaatcaaagcaagccgttgttgttgtttttgttgaacAATTGTTTGTGAGTTAGATTGGGAAATGGGTTTCTTCCGTGGAGGCATGGTTATGATtcaggtaggttaatcgacgaacaAATTTTTGAATTAGCAattaatcgtcgatgaagaacggatgaagaatgatgaagaagataaaggaaaaaaaaaatcgaaacttaACCTTATGCGACTATGCCGGAACTAATTTGAGAATGGGGGATAAATgatttggtttttagattttaagttttagtgGAAAGGGTATAACcgtcttttcataatattttttaattaatctaagggtgttttagtatttttgccccaaaaatcaccccttagcagacacctttggttgggggaagtaattcatatcccccaattagtttcaatatcccccaattgtgtattctttttaaaccaGTAAGTGGTTTAGTTATACCTGATATTTTCATAACTATGGTAATGAAAACCAAGAACCTAGAGTTGATTATGAAGAACCTTGCAATCCCATAAAATCAACTACTTCTCCTCTTCACAGCGAGGAGGTATCAACAACATCTACAGAACAGaatcaacagaaaaagaaaaaaaactaaaaataccaTAAAAAACTTACACAATATATTCTCGCTACCTCTTCACTGCGAGGAGGTATCAACAACATCTACAAAATAGAATcaacacaaaacaaaaaaaaaaaaaaatcagaataccACAAAAAACTTACGAAATATATAATCGCTAatctcaataaaaaaaattagagtTTCACAAAAATCTTTTGCCCGACTCTTCAAAGGGAAGTATATATCACCAACATCTTcaataaaaaaatcaattttttttcccaagaacattaaaaaaagaaaaagaaaaaaaagatttcaCGATCTTATACCTTACACGAGTTTATTATTTTTGCCACAAAGCTCTAAAATGACTAATATCAATAGCCATGAGCTCCCAATGCCGCAACCATTAATCGCACTGTCAAAATTCATGCAAAACAATAGAATATATTATACATAACAAAACCCTGAATCGGATAAAAACAAAATGACAAAAATCAACCAAACcttagcaaaagaaaaaaataagcaTATAAACGACGGGATCTGATGTAGGATCGATTGATTTATATAGAGAAGACTAAGCttagaaattcaaaaaaaaaaaaaatcaaattttggaaataaaattaattaatatcTCAAAATATATTTGATAGTCATAACTCTCAAAAATATTTGTGTCCAAACAATCTTGCGTATCTTTCACAATcccataaaataaaatatttttattaatttcaatttaattttggaaataaaattaattaatatcTTAAAATATGTTTGATAGCCATTACTTTCAAAAAACTGGCTAAGTTAACAAAATCTCATACAAAATGTGCGCAATTAATTAGTAACCATGAAATAAAGATTATAGAAATCGTGTATTAATTATCAAttattaaataatattttttaaataaGGAAAATTATATtaacatttttttgttttttttaattaattaccaaataaaaaatcatgaaataatattttttaataaggaaaataatCTGTAAGgattttgtttatattttttatgtttttttaattatAGAAAAAACAAATTAAGAAATATAATTTTTGGAAATCATAGTTTCTTGAGTGCTTGTTTGTTTTGTATTAGCgcaattttttgttttgtattagctttattcaaatcataatttttgtTCCAAATCATTTATACAGATTACTAAAAAAATCTAACTGATGTGCAGGAATACCAACAAGGATTTGCGGAAAACAGATTCATGACCGAGCCAATCAAGTTTTGCAGAATAGAGATTTGTGACAGGGCTAAtcagtttttttttgaaattttattttttctcgatttAATTGATAGTTTGGGGATGTAATTAGGAAAATAACATTTTTTGTGTATGTAAACGGACAATGGACACTTGATGATTATTTGATCCATTTTTTCATCACGTGATGATCATTCAATTTATTTTCTCATCACATGATGATCACtcgatttttttttgattatcaTGATGGAATCGTGATTTGATATATTATTAACATATTTTTGACATGTTAGGAGATTTTCAAGATTTTGTTATGCGAGGAAAGAAAAAGAttctttaaaatttaaatattttatttttagaaaaaaatattattctaTTAGTTAAAAGTCAATATCATATTACTTAAAAAAAAGTAAATGATGGGATCGGAATGAACCAGAAGATAGAATCCACCAGAAATATAAATTCAAAATTAACGCTCCGATGAACGAAAACgctccaaaaaaaaagaaaaaaaaaaaactctgaaaGTAATTATTTACGGATTCACAAACGCCAAGACCTTGTGAAACATATGTTCAGTGTACAGTGCAGTATATTTATATTTAAACAGTGTCTTCACATGGGATTAAACTAATAAGGTAATACCAACAAGCTAGGATCTCAAGCACTGAATGTAAATTCTAATCTAACAGTAGTAGGTGTACTCAAATAATATATAccgttcttgttgttgttgttgcggttCTTTCAAAGTAAACGAATAAATCCATGGAGATAAGTTTTAAGACAATGATAGTTTCTGTTTTAGTATGTTGTATGTTATGTAATTCTGTTGTTGAAAGCAACAATTTTAATGGTGATTACTATACAAATCATCAAGAAATGATGGGTGTGCAACCTTTGTCTAAGATTTCTATGCACGAACTCGAACTTGGGGTTCATGCTGAAGCTTCCATTGAAGCTACTACTCGTCTTCTCGGATTAATGGTACGTAGCTTAGAACCATGTATTTCTCTAGCTACCTGTGTTTGGGAATGAAGCCCATCTACTTCTATAACTTGATGCACGGTTTCTGTTTGCTATATTGCCTTAAGGAGTTAGAAAAACAACATGAACGATGCACTTGCCAACTTGATTTCTAATTATTCGGCAGCAATACTAGTTTTTACTTTGGTATAAAAGGCATGCATGCAATTGGGACTCATTTCCTTGATATATTGTGTATATATGTGTGTATAGGGATATAAATTACAGGATTTCATTTCTTCTGGATTGTAACGTGTCTAATATGCAGGGGGAGAGTAGCGAATGGATAAATGTAGAGTTTAAACACCCCCAACCAACAGCAGATGATTGGATCGCAGTGTTTTCTCCAGCTACTTTCAAGTAATATTTGCACATGTCTTATGCAGTGTAGCATTAGTTGTATATATTCGAAGTTAGCTGATTAGGTTGATCTTGTTGTAAATATATACATGTGCAGTGCTTCAACATATGTGCCAACCATGGGAAATCCTGCTAGTCTTAGTCCAGTGTTGGTTTCTTCTCcaatcaaggtttctaatttatCTTTATCACTATTTTAGATTATTGTCTTAGCTACCAATTCTGGGGCCCGAATAAAATCCCAGCTACAGATCAACTCGGTTACGCAGTAGTAAGTAGCTAGGTTTGGGCTTGAACTGAGCTGCCGAATTGTCTGCTAGCGTTTCTACAAAACACATACTCCTTTATATGAAGTTGTTCTTAGTGAAATGTTAGTTGACCTAATGGATTTGAATATAATGATATGTTAATCAGTACCAATTCGCAAATTATTCAACTCCTGATTATGTAAATACGGGGAGTGGATCTTTGAAGTTCCGTCTGATCAATCAGAGATATGACTTTGCATTTGGATTGTTTTCTGGCGGGCTTGCCAAGGTAAGACTTCACGTGATTGTTATAATAATGACCTATTTCTGAGTTTCAGTTACTATCATATTTTACTTAATTGTGTTGGAATTTATTTTGTAGCCGAAGTTAATAGCTACTTCAAACAAGATCTCTTTTGCAAACCCAAAGGCACCTCTTTATCCTCGTCTTGCTCTTGGAAAGTCTAGGGACGAAGTAATTTAGTTCACATTTCCTTCCATTTTCAGTTTTTGTTTCGGTGAAACATGTTTCTGTAGCTCAGTAATATTGCTAATGTTTGATATAGATGACTGTAACTTGGACAAGTGACTATGACATAGACGAGGCTGTCCCTTTCGTTCAATGGGGGCTCCAGGGTGAAGAACAAGTTCGGTCTCCAGCAGGAACATTAACATTCAGTCAAACCAGCATGTGTGGTACTATTTATTCACTTAGTGACTCATTGAATGATGTTTTCCTATATGCAGATACCTGTGAGACATGCATATACTGGTCTAGATAAATTTCATACCTGTAATCGACAATATTGTTTTTGGATCAGGTCCACCTGCAAGAACTGTTGGTTGGAGAGAACCAGGCTTCTTCCATACAAGTTTCTTAAAGAACTTGTGGCCAAATCTAAAGTATGTTCCGGTTTTCATTACTCCAGCATATTATGTTTGTTGTTAAGGTGTCGATAATATTCTGGTACATGACACAAATTTGCACATAAATTGCAGATATACATATAAGTTGGGTCATAGATTGATGGATGGTACATATGTTTGGAGTAAAAACTATTCATTCACTGCACAACCATATCCTGGGCAGAATTCGTTGCAGCGcattatcatctttggagatACTGGGAAAGCAGAACGAGATGGATCGAATGAGTATCAAAATTACCAGCCAGGATCTCTCAATACCACTGATACACTTATCAAGGACTTGGGTAATTATGATATAGTCTTTCACATTGGTGACATGCCTTACGCAAATGGTTTTCTATCCCAATGGGACCAATTCACAGAAATGATTGAACCCATTGCCTCCGCTGTACCTTACATGGTTGCTAGGTATGTTAAAGTTACATTCAACTAACATGTGGCGGGCATTTATGATTAATGCGCGTAATATGCTCTAACTGTTTAGCAAATATCAATTTTAGTGGTAATCACGAACGAGACTGGCCAAATTCGGGATCCTTTTATAACAGAGGAGACTCCGGTGGTGAATGTGGTGTACCTGCTGAAACAATGTTCTATGTACCCGCGGAAAATCGTGCGAACTACTGGTACTTTTGGCATTAAAACTTCAAAATTATTGGTTCTTATTTAGCTAAGTAGCTATCCGTTCTATTTTTTGGCAACCTGCAATTGTCACATCTTCGGTTTATCATCCTGATGATTAGGTATTCTGTCGATTATGGTATGTTTCGATTTTGCATTGGTGACTCAGAACATGACTGGAGAGAGGGAACCGAGCAGTACAAATTCATTGAGAAATGTTTTGCAACAACAGACAGGCAAAAACAACCATGGCTTATCTTTGCTACTCATCGTGTTCTTGGCTATTCATCTAATGACTGGTATGCTCAACAAGGTTCATTTGAAGAACCCATGGGAAGAAGTAGTCTTCAGAAGCTGTGGCAGAAATATAGAGTTGACATTGCTTACTATGGTCATGTTCACAGCTATGAGAGAACATGCCTAATTTATGAGGTATGCATAATTTTGTAAACGACGTTAGCAAGTGTGTCTAACATATGTTGGTGCTTGTTACTCATTATGCTGTCATGGCATGCAGAATATCTGCGTGAGCTCAGAAACTTCACACTTCTCAGGGCTATGGAATGGAACGATTCACGTTGTTGTAGGAGGGGGTGGAAGCCATCTATCAAGTTTCTCATCCCTAAAGACAAAGTGGAGTTTGTACCAAGATTATGATTTTGGATTCGTAAAAATGACTGCATTCAACCACACATCTCTCCTTTTTGAATACAAGAAAAGCAGGGATGGGAATGTTTATGATTCGTTCACAATCACAAGGGAATACATGGATGTTCTTGCATGTACCATAGGCAGTTGTGCAGCCACTACTCTAGCCGGCTAATTGCCTAGCCTGTAATCTTTTACACTTTTCACCAAGTGAAAACCTTAGTGAAAGTTCTAGCCTATTTTTGAGATTGGATGTATTCAAGTTCTGTGAAAAATCTGCATCTGTCAAGCAGTAGTAGTGTATCAATGGAAGTGTTACTGTGTTTGCTTCAAATCCATACAGATCAGTTGCACGGAGAAGACATCTGAAAGTAGACCTTACAGGGTCTGCGTGAATAAAGACGCCTGTGGAGAGG
This DNA window, taken from Papaver somniferum cultivar HN1 chromosome 3, ASM357369v1, whole genome shotgun sequence, encodes the following:
- the LOC113358843 gene encoding nucleotide pyrophosphatase/phosphodiesterase-like, with the translated sequence MEISFKTMIVSVLVCCMLCNSVVESNNFNGDYYTNHQEMMGVQPLSKISMHELELGVHAEASIEATTRLLGLMGESSEWINVEFKHPQPTADDWIAVFSPATFNASTYVPTMGNPASLSPVLVSSPIKYQFANYSTPDYVNTGSGSLKFRLINQRYDFAFGLFSGGLAKPKLIATSNKISFANPKAPLYPRLALGKSRDEMTVTWTSDYDIDEAVPFVQWGLQGEEQVRSPAGTLTFSQTSMCGPPARTVGWREPGFFHTSFLKNLWPNLKYTYKLGHRLMDGTYVWSKNYSFTAQPYPGQNSLQRIIIFGDTGKAERDGSNEYQNYQPGSLNTTDTLIKDLGNYDIVFHIGDMPYANGFLSQWDQFTEMIEPIASAVPYMVASGNHERDWPNSGSFYNRGDSGGECGVPAETMFYVPAENRANYWYSVDYGMFRFCIGDSEHDWREGTEQYKFIEKCFATTDRQKQPWLIFATHRVLGYSSNDWYAQQGSFEEPMGRSSLQKLWQKYRVDIAYYGHVHSYERTCLIYENICVSSETSHFSGLWNGTIHVVVGGGGSHLSSFSSLKTKWSLYQDYDFGFVKMTAFNHTSLLFEYKKSRDGNVYDSFTITREYMDVLACTIGSCAATTLAG